A genomic region of Thunnus albacares chromosome 2, fThuAlb1.1, whole genome shotgun sequence contains the following coding sequences:
- the susd1 gene encoding sushi domain-containing protein 1 isoform X2, with product MDERSRAIIVFFLLCAIADMPAAGYTLDVCATCHANATCDDKADGSGKVCNCKYGFVGNGRTYCQDKDECQIGASKICGQHTTCHNTYGSYYCTCLKGFSPSNNLPVFIPNDGTNCQDINECKITGQCGEGGQCRNLEGTFECSCQLGYRVHNGAEPFHPDRHNASCKVVDCGQPASPEDTVLLPGTGTTYGSVARFECDEGFLWRSGDNTSVCGADGLWRGATMVCEGVYCGSPPALPHSHMLWNNRTMMGTEVVYQCDSGYYNIGKGNVSVCTAAGQWEGASVLCQEQVWNGNSAPGSTVLYFCKEGFYNKGGLNVSICNENGQWIPPTLSCQEILCGDPPILPHTGQMWNNSSTPGSTVTYYCKIGFYQNEGNNRSLCTINGYWTEANISCKEVDCGAPPDISHSVLLWDQISKVGSQAVYQCNSGYRSVGERNVTVCTASGEWDEASLFCQEINCEEPVLKSHTKTLWDGTSHNGSVVYYQCDEGYHTRSLRNYSVCGENGLWEDIDLFCEEISCGPPLTLPHTNLLWDRTSRPGSVVLYECMEGFYQESGNGISTCLTSGEWGKVSVKCKAKCGPIPFLTNSEVVWHNRSVVIHRCVDGYHSWRGSNMSLCSSSGVWQNATLKCIEIKPPINHLFVSNEKCLHWRAEKYEENTEVYKVTYVGFRDYQRSFRDKRERFLSSKSDQLQVCLNLLPVTNYSISITAVSARFKATITTNTSLTVPPAPVVHYREFETPVPTLRLRRSPNTLDPISLYQVFVLPLEGIMVFDCSSPSSLFRKSESSIEYVTAQIHLRHVGTEMNFTVGDGLYYGSFYNAPLENGRNYYIILRAVSQWKRDLKSSCVLWAKVRGTSYVLKVSSLSAAASVGLIALVVLGGYSCTWFFKKTRHSLLLMLCNFICQNGK from the exons ATGGATGAGCGAAGCAGAGCTATAATCgtgttttttctgctctgtgCCATTGCAG ACATGCCAGCAGCAGGCTACACTCTGGATGTGTGTGCCACCTGCCACGCTAATGCCACATGTGACGACAAAGCTGATGGCTCTGGCAAAGTTTGTAACTGCAAGTATGGCTTTGTTGGAAATGGAAGAACCTATTGTCAAG aTAAAGATGAGTGCCAGATAGGAGCCAGTAAGATCTGTGGACAGCATACCACCTGCCACAACACATATGGCAGCTACTACTGCACCTGCCTGAAAGGATTCAGCCCCTCAAACAACTTGCCCGTCTTCATCCCAAATGATGGAACCAACTGCCAGG ACATTAACGAGTGCAAGATCACAGGGCAGTGTGGAGAGGGGGGTCAGTGCAGGAATCTGGAGGGCACTTTTGAATGCAGCTGCCAGCTGGGATACCGAGTCCACAACGGAGCAGAGCCCTTTCACCCTGACAGGCACAACGCTTCCTGCAAAg TGGTGGACTGTGGCCAGCCGGCCTCGCCGGAGGACACGGTGCTGCTGCCAGGCACAGGGACCACATACGGCAGTGTGGCCAGGTTTGAGTGTGATGAAGGCTTCCTGTGGAGGAGTGGAGACAACACCTCTGTGTGTGGGGCTGATGGACTGTGGAGGGGAGCAACCATGGTCTGTGAAg GGGTTTACTGTGGCTCTCCCCCTGCCCTCCCTCACTCACATATGCTGTGGAATAATCGCACGATGATGGGCACTGAGGTGGTTTATCAGTGTGACTCTGGATATTATAACATTGGAAAGGGCAATGTGTCCGTCTGTACTGCTGCTGGACAGTGGGAGGGAGCATCTGTGCTCTGCCAAG AGCAGGTGTGGAACGGTAACTCAGCCCCTGGCAGCACTGTGCTCTATTTCTGTAAAGAGGGCTTTTATAACAAAGGAGGACTTAATGTATCCATCTGTAATGAAAACGGTCAGTGGATTCCCCCAACTCTCTCCTGCCAAG AGATATTATGTGGTGATCCTCCTATACTGCCCCACACTGGGCAAATGTGGAACAACAGCTCCACTCCTGGAAGCACAGTGACTTACTACTGTAAAATAGGATTTTATCAAAATGAAGGAAATAATAGGTCATTATGCACAATTAATGGTTACTGGACAGAGGCGAACATCTCATGCAAAG AAGTTGACTGCGGTGCGCCTCCTGACATCTCTCATTCAGTTCTGCTGTGGGATCAAATCTCCAAAGTGGGATCTCAGGCTGTTTATCAGTGTAACTCTGGATATCGCAGTGTTGGAGAGAGAAATGTAACAGTTTGTACTGCCAGTGGAGAATGGGATGAGGCCTCTTTGTTCTGCCAAG AAATCAATTGTGAGGAGCCTGTTTTAAAGTCACACACTAAAACACTCTGGGATGGAACATCACACAATGGCAGTGTGGTGTATTACCAATGTGATGAAGGATATCACACAAGGAGCCTGAGAAACTACTCAGTATGTGGAGAGAATGGACTGTGGGAGGATATTGATCTGTTCTGTGAAG AGATAAGCTGTGGTCCCCCTCTAACCCTTCCCCATACTAACCTCCTGTGGGACCGCACCAGTAGACCGGGCAGTGTGGTGCTGTATGAATGTATGGAGGGATTTTACCAGGAGAGTGGAAATGGTATTTCAACATGTTTAACATCAGGAGAGTGGGGAAAAGTATCAGTAAAATGCAAAG CTAAATGTGGCCCAATCCCTTTCCTCACCAACTCAGAGGTGGTTTGGCACAACAGAAGTGTAGTGATCCATCGCTGTGTGGATGGATACCACAGCTGGAGGGGCAGTAACATGTCTCTGTGCAGCAGCTCTGGGGTGTGGCAGAACGCTACGCTGAAATGTATAG AAATCAAACCACCTATCAATCACCTATTTGTTtctaatgaaaaatgtttgcattgGAGAGCAGAAAAGTATGAGGAGAATACGGAAGTTTACAAG GTGACCTATGTGGGCTTCAGAGACTATCAGAGGTCCTTTCGTGACAAAAGGGAGCGGTTTCTGAGCTCCAAATCTGACCAGCTGCAGGTCTGTCTCAACCTGCTTCCAGTCACCAACTACAGCATCTCCATCACTGCAGTGTCTGCCAGATTCAAAGCCACCATCACTACTAACACCAGCTTAACAG TACCTCCAGCACCAGTTGTCCACTACAGAGAATTTGAGACTCCTGTACCGACTTTGAGGCTACGCAGATCACCCAACACGCTAGACCCAATAAG TTTGTACCAAGTGTTTGTGCTTCCTTTAGAGGGGATTATGGTGTTTGACTGTTCCTCACCTTCCTCACTGTTCCGCAAAAGCGAATCCTCCATAGAGTACGTCACAGCTCAGATCCACCTCAGACATGTCGGCACAGAGATGAACTTTACTGTGGGGGACGGACTCTACTACGGAAGCTTCTATAATGCACCTCTGGAGAATGGCAGGAACTACTATATCATTTTACgagctgtcagtcagtggaaAAGG GATTTAAAAAGTTCCTGTGTCTTGTGGGCTAAAGTAAGAG GCACATCCTATGTTCTGAAGGTTTCATCGCTGTCCGCCGCTGCATCAGTAGGACTGATTGCGTTGGTTGTTTTGGGTGGATACAGTTGCACCTG gtTTTTCAAGAAGACACGACACTCTTTATTGTTGATGTTGTGtaattttatttgtcaaaatgGCAAATAA
- the susd1 gene encoding sushi domain-containing protein 1 isoform X4 — MDERSRAIIVFFLLCAIADMPAAGYTLDVCATCHANATCDDKADGSGKVCNCKYGFVGNGRTYCQDKDECQIGASKICGQHTTCHNTYGSYYCTCLKGFSPSNNLPVFIPNDGTNCQDINECKITGQCGEGGQCRNLEGTFECSCQLGYRVHNGAEPFHPDRHNASCKVVDCGQPASPEDTVLLPGTGTTYGSVARFECDEGFLWRSGDNTSVCGADGLWRGATMVCEEILCGDPPILPHTGQMWNNSSTPGSTVTYYCKIGFYQNEGNNRSLCTINGYWTEANISCKEVDCGAPPDISHSVLLWDQISKVGSQAVYQCNSGYRSVGERNVTVCTASGEWDEASLFCQEINCEEPVLKSHTKTLWDGTSHNGSVVYYQCDEGYHTRSLRNYSVCGENGLWEDIDLFCEEISCGPPLTLPHTNLLWDRTSRPGSVVLYECMEGFYQESGNGISTCLTSGEWGKVSVKCKAKCGPIPFLTNSEVVWHNRSVVIHRCVDGYHSWRGSNMSLCSSSGVWQNATLKCIEIKPPINHLFVSNEKCLHWRAEKYEENTEVYKVTYVGFRDYQRSFRDKRERFLSSKSDQLQVCLNLLPVTNYSISITAVSARFKATITTNTSLTVPPAPVVHYREFETPVPTLRLRRSPNTLDPISLYQVFVLPLEGIMVFDCSSPSSLFRKSESSIEYVTAQIHLRHVGTEMNFTVGDGLYYGSFYNAPLENGRNYYIILRAVSQWKRDLKSSCVLWAKVRGTSYVLKVSSLSAAASVGLIALVVLGGYSCTWFFKKTRHSLLLMLCNFICQNGK; from the exons ATGGATGAGCGAAGCAGAGCTATAATCgtgttttttctgctctgtgCCATTGCAG ACATGCCAGCAGCAGGCTACACTCTGGATGTGTGTGCCACCTGCCACGCTAATGCCACATGTGACGACAAAGCTGATGGCTCTGGCAAAGTTTGTAACTGCAAGTATGGCTTTGTTGGAAATGGAAGAACCTATTGTCAAG aTAAAGATGAGTGCCAGATAGGAGCCAGTAAGATCTGTGGACAGCATACCACCTGCCACAACACATATGGCAGCTACTACTGCACCTGCCTGAAAGGATTCAGCCCCTCAAACAACTTGCCCGTCTTCATCCCAAATGATGGAACCAACTGCCAGG ACATTAACGAGTGCAAGATCACAGGGCAGTGTGGAGAGGGGGGTCAGTGCAGGAATCTGGAGGGCACTTTTGAATGCAGCTGCCAGCTGGGATACCGAGTCCACAACGGAGCAGAGCCCTTTCACCCTGACAGGCACAACGCTTCCTGCAAAg TGGTGGACTGTGGCCAGCCGGCCTCGCCGGAGGACACGGTGCTGCTGCCAGGCACAGGGACCACATACGGCAGTGTGGCCAGGTTTGAGTGTGATGAAGGCTTCCTGTGGAGGAGTGGAGACAACACCTCTGTGTGTGGGGCTGATGGACTGTGGAGGGGAGCAACCATGGTCTGTGAAg AGATATTATGTGGTGATCCTCCTATACTGCCCCACACTGGGCAAATGTGGAACAACAGCTCCACTCCTGGAAGCACAGTGACTTACTACTGTAAAATAGGATTTTATCAAAATGAAGGAAATAATAGGTCATTATGCACAATTAATGGTTACTGGACAGAGGCGAACATCTCATGCAAAG AAGTTGACTGCGGTGCGCCTCCTGACATCTCTCATTCAGTTCTGCTGTGGGATCAAATCTCCAAAGTGGGATCTCAGGCTGTTTATCAGTGTAACTCTGGATATCGCAGTGTTGGAGAGAGAAATGTAACAGTTTGTACTGCCAGTGGAGAATGGGATGAGGCCTCTTTGTTCTGCCAAG AAATCAATTGTGAGGAGCCTGTTTTAAAGTCACACACTAAAACACTCTGGGATGGAACATCACACAATGGCAGTGTGGTGTATTACCAATGTGATGAAGGATATCACACAAGGAGCCTGAGAAACTACTCAGTATGTGGAGAGAATGGACTGTGGGAGGATATTGATCTGTTCTGTGAAG AGATAAGCTGTGGTCCCCCTCTAACCCTTCCCCATACTAACCTCCTGTGGGACCGCACCAGTAGACCGGGCAGTGTGGTGCTGTATGAATGTATGGAGGGATTTTACCAGGAGAGTGGAAATGGTATTTCAACATGTTTAACATCAGGAGAGTGGGGAAAAGTATCAGTAAAATGCAAAG CTAAATGTGGCCCAATCCCTTTCCTCACCAACTCAGAGGTGGTTTGGCACAACAGAAGTGTAGTGATCCATCGCTGTGTGGATGGATACCACAGCTGGAGGGGCAGTAACATGTCTCTGTGCAGCAGCTCTGGGGTGTGGCAGAACGCTACGCTGAAATGTATAG AAATCAAACCACCTATCAATCACCTATTTGTTtctaatgaaaaatgtttgcattgGAGAGCAGAAAAGTATGAGGAGAATACGGAAGTTTACAAG GTGACCTATGTGGGCTTCAGAGACTATCAGAGGTCCTTTCGTGACAAAAGGGAGCGGTTTCTGAGCTCCAAATCTGACCAGCTGCAGGTCTGTCTCAACCTGCTTCCAGTCACCAACTACAGCATCTCCATCACTGCAGTGTCTGCCAGATTCAAAGCCACCATCACTACTAACACCAGCTTAACAG TACCTCCAGCACCAGTTGTCCACTACAGAGAATTTGAGACTCCTGTACCGACTTTGAGGCTACGCAGATCACCCAACACGCTAGACCCAATAAG TTTGTACCAAGTGTTTGTGCTTCCTTTAGAGGGGATTATGGTGTTTGACTGTTCCTCACCTTCCTCACTGTTCCGCAAAAGCGAATCCTCCATAGAGTACGTCACAGCTCAGATCCACCTCAGACATGTCGGCACAGAGATGAACTTTACTGTGGGGGACGGACTCTACTACGGAAGCTTCTATAATGCACCTCTGGAGAATGGCAGGAACTACTATATCATTTTACgagctgtcagtcagtggaaAAGG GATTTAAAAAGTTCCTGTGTCTTGTGGGCTAAAGTAAGAG GCACATCCTATGTTCTGAAGGTTTCATCGCTGTCCGCCGCTGCATCAGTAGGACTGATTGCGTTGGTTGTTTTGGGTGGATACAGTTGCACCTG gtTTTTCAAGAAGACACGACACTCTTTATTGTTGATGTTGTGtaattttatttgtcaaaatgGCAAATAA
- the susd1 gene encoding sushi domain-containing protein 1 isoform X3 — translation MDERSRAIIVFFLLCAIADMPAAGYTLDVCATCHANATCDDKADGSGKVCNCKYGFVGNGRTYCQDKDECQIGASKICGQHTTCHNTYGSYYCTCLKGFSPSNNLPVFIPNDGTNCQDINECKITGQCGEGGQCRNLEGTFECSCQLGYRVHNGAEPFHPDRHNASCKVVDCGQPASPEDTVLLPGTGTTYGSVARFECDEGFLWRSGDNTSVCGADGLWRGATMVCEGVYCGSPPALPHSHMLWNNRTMMGTEVVYQCDSGYYNIGKGNVSVCTAAGQWEGASVLCQEILCGSPPLIESTEQVWNGNSAPGSTVLYFCKEGFYNKGGLNVSICNENGQWIPPTLSCQEILCGDPPILPHTGQMWNNSSTPGSTVTYYCKIGFYQNEGNNRSLCTINGYWTEANISCKEVDCGAPPDISHSVLLWDQISKVGSQAVYQCNSGYRSVGERNVTVCTASGEWDEASLFCQEINCEEPVLKSHTKTLWDGTSHNGSVVYYQCDEGYHTRSLRNYSVCGENGLWEDIDLFCEEISCGPPLTLPHTNLLWDRTSRPGSVVLYECMEGFYQESGNGISTCLTSGEWGKVSVKCKAKCGPIPFLTNSEVVWHNRSVVIHRCVDGYHSWRGSNMSLCSSSGVWQNATLKCIEIKPPINHLFVSNEKCLHWRAEKYEENTEVYKVTYVGFRDYQRSFRDKRERFLSSKSDQLQVCLNLLPVTNYSISITAVSARFKATITTNTSLTVPPAPVVHYREFETPVPTLRLRRSPNTLDPISESSIEYVTAQIHLRHVGTEMNFTVGDGLYYGSFYNAPLENGRNYYIILRAVSQWKRDLKSSCVLWAKVRGTSYVLKVSSLSAAASVGLIALVVLGGYSCTWFFKKTRHSLLLMLCNFICQNGK, via the exons ATGGATGAGCGAAGCAGAGCTATAATCgtgttttttctgctctgtgCCATTGCAG ACATGCCAGCAGCAGGCTACACTCTGGATGTGTGTGCCACCTGCCACGCTAATGCCACATGTGACGACAAAGCTGATGGCTCTGGCAAAGTTTGTAACTGCAAGTATGGCTTTGTTGGAAATGGAAGAACCTATTGTCAAG aTAAAGATGAGTGCCAGATAGGAGCCAGTAAGATCTGTGGACAGCATACCACCTGCCACAACACATATGGCAGCTACTACTGCACCTGCCTGAAAGGATTCAGCCCCTCAAACAACTTGCCCGTCTTCATCCCAAATGATGGAACCAACTGCCAGG ACATTAACGAGTGCAAGATCACAGGGCAGTGTGGAGAGGGGGGTCAGTGCAGGAATCTGGAGGGCACTTTTGAATGCAGCTGCCAGCTGGGATACCGAGTCCACAACGGAGCAGAGCCCTTTCACCCTGACAGGCACAACGCTTCCTGCAAAg TGGTGGACTGTGGCCAGCCGGCCTCGCCGGAGGACACGGTGCTGCTGCCAGGCACAGGGACCACATACGGCAGTGTGGCCAGGTTTGAGTGTGATGAAGGCTTCCTGTGGAGGAGTGGAGACAACACCTCTGTGTGTGGGGCTGATGGACTGTGGAGGGGAGCAACCATGGTCTGTGAAg GGGTTTACTGTGGCTCTCCCCCTGCCCTCCCTCACTCACATATGCTGTGGAATAATCGCACGATGATGGGCACTGAGGTGGTTTATCAGTGTGACTCTGGATATTATAACATTGGAAAGGGCAATGTGTCCGTCTGTACTGCTGCTGGACAGTGGGAGGGAGCATCTGTGCTCTGCCAAG AGATCTTGTGTGGAAGTCCTCCTTTAATTGAATCCACAGAGCAGGTGTGGAACGGTAACTCAGCCCCTGGCAGCACTGTGCTCTATTTCTGTAAAGAGGGCTTTTATAACAAAGGAGGACTTAATGTATCCATCTGTAATGAAAACGGTCAGTGGATTCCCCCAACTCTCTCCTGCCAAG AGATATTATGTGGTGATCCTCCTATACTGCCCCACACTGGGCAAATGTGGAACAACAGCTCCACTCCTGGAAGCACAGTGACTTACTACTGTAAAATAGGATTTTATCAAAATGAAGGAAATAATAGGTCATTATGCACAATTAATGGTTACTGGACAGAGGCGAACATCTCATGCAAAG AAGTTGACTGCGGTGCGCCTCCTGACATCTCTCATTCAGTTCTGCTGTGGGATCAAATCTCCAAAGTGGGATCTCAGGCTGTTTATCAGTGTAACTCTGGATATCGCAGTGTTGGAGAGAGAAATGTAACAGTTTGTACTGCCAGTGGAGAATGGGATGAGGCCTCTTTGTTCTGCCAAG AAATCAATTGTGAGGAGCCTGTTTTAAAGTCACACACTAAAACACTCTGGGATGGAACATCACACAATGGCAGTGTGGTGTATTACCAATGTGATGAAGGATATCACACAAGGAGCCTGAGAAACTACTCAGTATGTGGAGAGAATGGACTGTGGGAGGATATTGATCTGTTCTGTGAAG AGATAAGCTGTGGTCCCCCTCTAACCCTTCCCCATACTAACCTCCTGTGGGACCGCACCAGTAGACCGGGCAGTGTGGTGCTGTATGAATGTATGGAGGGATTTTACCAGGAGAGTGGAAATGGTATTTCAACATGTTTAACATCAGGAGAGTGGGGAAAAGTATCAGTAAAATGCAAAG CTAAATGTGGCCCAATCCCTTTCCTCACCAACTCAGAGGTGGTTTGGCACAACAGAAGTGTAGTGATCCATCGCTGTGTGGATGGATACCACAGCTGGAGGGGCAGTAACATGTCTCTGTGCAGCAGCTCTGGGGTGTGGCAGAACGCTACGCTGAAATGTATAG AAATCAAACCACCTATCAATCACCTATTTGTTtctaatgaaaaatgtttgcattgGAGAGCAGAAAAGTATGAGGAGAATACGGAAGTTTACAAG GTGACCTATGTGGGCTTCAGAGACTATCAGAGGTCCTTTCGTGACAAAAGGGAGCGGTTTCTGAGCTCCAAATCTGACCAGCTGCAGGTCTGTCTCAACCTGCTTCCAGTCACCAACTACAGCATCTCCATCACTGCAGTGTCTGCCAGATTCAAAGCCACCATCACTACTAACACCAGCTTAACAG TACCTCCAGCACCAGTTGTCCACTACAGAGAATTTGAGACTCCTGTACCGACTTTGAGGCTACGCAGATCACCCAACACGCTAGACCCAATAAG CGAATCCTCCATAGAGTACGTCACAGCTCAGATCCACCTCAGACATGTCGGCACAGAGATGAACTTTACTGTGGGGGACGGACTCTACTACGGAAGCTTCTATAATGCACCTCTGGAGAATGGCAGGAACTACTATATCATTTTACgagctgtcagtcagtggaaAAGG GATTTAAAAAGTTCCTGTGTCTTGTGGGCTAAAGTAAGAG GCACATCCTATGTTCTGAAGGTTTCATCGCTGTCCGCCGCTGCATCAGTAGGACTGATTGCGTTGGTTGTTTTGGGTGGATACAGTTGCACCTG gtTTTTCAAGAAGACACGACACTCTTTATTGTTGATGTTGTGtaattttatttgtcaaaatgGCAAATAA
- the susd1 gene encoding sushi domain-containing protein 1 isoform X1 produces MDERSRAIIVFFLLCAIADMPAAGYTLDVCATCHANATCDDKADGSGKVCNCKYGFVGNGRTYCQDKDECQIGASKICGQHTTCHNTYGSYYCTCLKGFSPSNNLPVFIPNDGTNCQDINECKITGQCGEGGQCRNLEGTFECSCQLGYRVHNGAEPFHPDRHNASCKVVDCGQPASPEDTVLLPGTGTTYGSVARFECDEGFLWRSGDNTSVCGADGLWRGATMVCEGVYCGSPPALPHSHMLWNNRTMMGTEVVYQCDSGYYNIGKGNVSVCTAAGQWEGASVLCQEILCGSPPLIESTEQVWNGNSAPGSTVLYFCKEGFYNKGGLNVSICNENGQWIPPTLSCQEILCGDPPILPHTGQMWNNSSTPGSTVTYYCKIGFYQNEGNNRSLCTINGYWTEANISCKEVDCGAPPDISHSVLLWDQISKVGSQAVYQCNSGYRSVGERNVTVCTASGEWDEASLFCQEINCEEPVLKSHTKTLWDGTSHNGSVVYYQCDEGYHTRSLRNYSVCGENGLWEDIDLFCEEISCGPPLTLPHTNLLWDRTSRPGSVVLYECMEGFYQESGNGISTCLTSGEWGKVSVKCKAKCGPIPFLTNSEVVWHNRSVVIHRCVDGYHSWRGSNMSLCSSSGVWQNATLKCIEIKPPINHLFVSNEKCLHWRAEKYEENTEVYKVTYVGFRDYQRSFRDKRERFLSSKSDQLQVCLNLLPVTNYSISITAVSARFKATITTNTSLTVPPAPVVHYREFETPVPTLRLRRSPNTLDPISLYQVFVLPLEGIMVFDCSSPSSLFRKSESSIEYVTAQIHLRHVGTEMNFTVGDGLYYGSFYNAPLENGRNYYIILRAVSQWKRDLKSSCVLWAKVRGTSYVLKVSSLSAAASVGLIALVVLGGYSCTWFFKKTRHSLLLMLCNFICQNGK; encoded by the exons ATGGATGAGCGAAGCAGAGCTATAATCgtgttttttctgctctgtgCCATTGCAG ACATGCCAGCAGCAGGCTACACTCTGGATGTGTGTGCCACCTGCCACGCTAATGCCACATGTGACGACAAAGCTGATGGCTCTGGCAAAGTTTGTAACTGCAAGTATGGCTTTGTTGGAAATGGAAGAACCTATTGTCAAG aTAAAGATGAGTGCCAGATAGGAGCCAGTAAGATCTGTGGACAGCATACCACCTGCCACAACACATATGGCAGCTACTACTGCACCTGCCTGAAAGGATTCAGCCCCTCAAACAACTTGCCCGTCTTCATCCCAAATGATGGAACCAACTGCCAGG ACATTAACGAGTGCAAGATCACAGGGCAGTGTGGAGAGGGGGGTCAGTGCAGGAATCTGGAGGGCACTTTTGAATGCAGCTGCCAGCTGGGATACCGAGTCCACAACGGAGCAGAGCCCTTTCACCCTGACAGGCACAACGCTTCCTGCAAAg TGGTGGACTGTGGCCAGCCGGCCTCGCCGGAGGACACGGTGCTGCTGCCAGGCACAGGGACCACATACGGCAGTGTGGCCAGGTTTGAGTGTGATGAAGGCTTCCTGTGGAGGAGTGGAGACAACACCTCTGTGTGTGGGGCTGATGGACTGTGGAGGGGAGCAACCATGGTCTGTGAAg GGGTTTACTGTGGCTCTCCCCCTGCCCTCCCTCACTCACATATGCTGTGGAATAATCGCACGATGATGGGCACTGAGGTGGTTTATCAGTGTGACTCTGGATATTATAACATTGGAAAGGGCAATGTGTCCGTCTGTACTGCTGCTGGACAGTGGGAGGGAGCATCTGTGCTCTGCCAAG AGATCTTGTGTGGAAGTCCTCCTTTAATTGAATCCACAGAGCAGGTGTGGAACGGTAACTCAGCCCCTGGCAGCACTGTGCTCTATTTCTGTAAAGAGGGCTTTTATAACAAAGGAGGACTTAATGTATCCATCTGTAATGAAAACGGTCAGTGGATTCCCCCAACTCTCTCCTGCCAAG AGATATTATGTGGTGATCCTCCTATACTGCCCCACACTGGGCAAATGTGGAACAACAGCTCCACTCCTGGAAGCACAGTGACTTACTACTGTAAAATAGGATTTTATCAAAATGAAGGAAATAATAGGTCATTATGCACAATTAATGGTTACTGGACAGAGGCGAACATCTCATGCAAAG AAGTTGACTGCGGTGCGCCTCCTGACATCTCTCATTCAGTTCTGCTGTGGGATCAAATCTCCAAAGTGGGATCTCAGGCTGTTTATCAGTGTAACTCTGGATATCGCAGTGTTGGAGAGAGAAATGTAACAGTTTGTACTGCCAGTGGAGAATGGGATGAGGCCTCTTTGTTCTGCCAAG AAATCAATTGTGAGGAGCCTGTTTTAAAGTCACACACTAAAACACTCTGGGATGGAACATCACACAATGGCAGTGTGGTGTATTACCAATGTGATGAAGGATATCACACAAGGAGCCTGAGAAACTACTCAGTATGTGGAGAGAATGGACTGTGGGAGGATATTGATCTGTTCTGTGAAG AGATAAGCTGTGGTCCCCCTCTAACCCTTCCCCATACTAACCTCCTGTGGGACCGCACCAGTAGACCGGGCAGTGTGGTGCTGTATGAATGTATGGAGGGATTTTACCAGGAGAGTGGAAATGGTATTTCAACATGTTTAACATCAGGAGAGTGGGGAAAAGTATCAGTAAAATGCAAAG CTAAATGTGGCCCAATCCCTTTCCTCACCAACTCAGAGGTGGTTTGGCACAACAGAAGTGTAGTGATCCATCGCTGTGTGGATGGATACCACAGCTGGAGGGGCAGTAACATGTCTCTGTGCAGCAGCTCTGGGGTGTGGCAGAACGCTACGCTGAAATGTATAG AAATCAAACCACCTATCAATCACCTATTTGTTtctaatgaaaaatgtttgcattgGAGAGCAGAAAAGTATGAGGAGAATACGGAAGTTTACAAG GTGACCTATGTGGGCTTCAGAGACTATCAGAGGTCCTTTCGTGACAAAAGGGAGCGGTTTCTGAGCTCCAAATCTGACCAGCTGCAGGTCTGTCTCAACCTGCTTCCAGTCACCAACTACAGCATCTCCATCACTGCAGTGTCTGCCAGATTCAAAGCCACCATCACTACTAACACCAGCTTAACAG TACCTCCAGCACCAGTTGTCCACTACAGAGAATTTGAGACTCCTGTACCGACTTTGAGGCTACGCAGATCACCCAACACGCTAGACCCAATAAG TTTGTACCAAGTGTTTGTGCTTCCTTTAGAGGGGATTATGGTGTTTGACTGTTCCTCACCTTCCTCACTGTTCCGCAAAAGCGAATCCTCCATAGAGTACGTCACAGCTCAGATCCACCTCAGACATGTCGGCACAGAGATGAACTTTACTGTGGGGGACGGACTCTACTACGGAAGCTTCTATAATGCACCTCTGGAGAATGGCAGGAACTACTATATCATTTTACgagctgtcagtcagtggaaAAGG GATTTAAAAAGTTCCTGTGTCTTGTGGGCTAAAGTAAGAG GCACATCCTATGTTCTGAAGGTTTCATCGCTGTCCGCCGCTGCATCAGTAGGACTGATTGCGTTGGTTGTTTTGGGTGGATACAGTTGCACCTG gtTTTTCAAGAAGACACGACACTCTTTATTGTTGATGTTGTGtaattttatttgtcaaaatgGCAAATAA